In Dolichospermum flos-aquae CCAP 1403/13F, the following proteins share a genomic window:
- a CDS encoding NACHT domain-containing protein, translating into MRSHFHNDIQRLHGTMPLLGVSHSVDLGDLFVDVNILEAINSDRRLEQDDLWQDFIDGVNNYSSYRSFDRIGLGNQQQRVSGLEVLDKNTNLMLLGKPGSGKTTYLQRIVTECNQGNLQPHRVPVLIKMREFVDDGCDFEYNLKPYLTQQWRLDKTETELILNHGKALILLDGLDEVSGTDGREISKKIQQFARNYPQNQLIVTCRTNRIEDHFNWKSLRFDFIEVADFNEQQVNAFVEHYFNAVNPSKQEGQKKAKEFLENFYLEENQNIRELAITPILLSLTCAVFHERGKFYSKRSTLYEEGLELLLKKWDDSKGIERDEIYKVLLPEQKQELLSYLAVKKFEQPQYVLFEQEEIEGYIADFLHITRRDSGVVLKAIETQHGLLIKRAQKVWSFSHLTFQEYFVAKWFCDQADFYQLFKHITQPQWREIFLLLAEMYINTQKFMSLMKQKIDTILVDDEKLQNILDWANRKSALVDNCRKLVAIRAFYLSMEVQKSFDNSLSRTIEPSFNPGISHVLEVDHLLYRCVFHAHNPDFSRSLYERNSSSYSSNSFIYSTSIIIQSLDFELFLDKVIELSLRMQPQLREALIKLKDKLPKDEERINYQQFWNNNKKSWIEDLVINMSNYRQISLIWQLNNEQKELFQQYYDANKLLIDCLTKAITVSDNLKQEIEETLLLPITEIENRKRAI; encoded by the coding sequence GTGCGATCACATTTTCATAACGATATCCAAAGATTACACGGTACAATGCCACTTTTGGGGGTTAGCCATTCGGTAGATTTGGGTGATTTGTTTGTGGATGTTAATATCCTAGAGGCAATAAATAGCGATCGCAGATTGGAACAAGATGATCTGTGGCAAGATTTTATAGATGGTGTTAACAACTATTCTAGTTATCGTAGTTTCGATAGGATTGGTTTAGGAAATCAGCAACAGCGAGTATCTGGGTTAGAAGTGCTTGATAAAAATACCAATTTAATGCTGTTGGGAAAACCAGGTTCAGGAAAAACAACTTATCTACAGCGTATTGTCACCGAATGCAATCAGGGGAATTTGCAACCGCATCGAGTTCCAGTATTAATTAAAATGCGGGAATTTGTGGATGATGGTTGTGACTTTGAATATAATTTAAAACCTTATTTAACTCAACAATGGCGACTTGATAAAACTGAAACAGAATTAATTTTAAATCATGGTAAAGCCTTAATTTTATTAGATGGTTTAGATGAAGTTTCGGGAACAGATGGACGGGAGATATCAAAAAAAATTCAACAATTTGCTCGTAATTACCCGCAAAATCAATTAATAGTAACTTGTCGCACAAACAGAATAGAGGATCATTTCAACTGGAAATCACTTCGTTTTGATTTTATAGAAGTTGCAGATTTTAATGAACAACAAGTAAACGCATTTGTAGAACACTATTTTAATGCTGTTAATCCTAGTAAACAAGAAGGACAGAAAAAGGCAAAAGAATTTTTAGAAAATTTCTATTTAGAAGAAAATCAAAATATTCGAGAATTAGCGATTACACCAATTTTATTAAGTTTAACTTGTGCAGTATTTCATGAACGAGGTAAGTTTTATTCAAAACGTTCAACATTATATGAAGAAGGATTAGAGTTACTGTTGAAAAAATGGGACGATTCAAAAGGAATTGAGCGCGATGAAATATATAAAGTTTTGTTGCCTGAACAGAAACAAGAACTTTTGAGTTATTTGGCAGTGAAGAAGTTTGAACAGCCTCAGTATGTGCTGTTTGAGCAGGAGGAAATAGAGGGATATATTGCCGACTTTTTACATATTACACGGCGAGATAGTGGCGTGGTTTTAAAGGCAATTGAAACGCAGCATGGGTTATTGATTAAACGAGCGCAGAAGGTTTGGTCATTTTCTCATTTAACTTTTCAGGAATACTTCGTAGCGAAGTGGTTTTGTGATCAGGCTGATTTCTATCAATTATTTAAGCACATTACTCAGCCACAATGGCGAGAAATCTTTTTACTTTTGGCGGAGATGTATATAAATACACAGAAATTTATGTCATTGATGAAACAAAAAATTGATACAATACTTGTTGATGATGAAAAATTACAAAATATTCTTGACTGGGCAAATCGGAAATCTGCCTTAGTAGATAATTGTCGCAAATTAGTCGCAATTAGAGCTTTTTATCTATCAATGGAAGTACAAAAATCATTTGATAACAGTCTATCACGTACTATCGAACCTTCATTTAATCCTGGTATATCTCATGTCTTAGAAGTAGATCATCTATTATACCGTTGTGTGTTTCATGCTCATAATCCAGATTTTAGCCGATCTCTATATGAGAGAAACTCATCAAGCTATTCTTCTAATTCTTTTATATACTCAACCTCTATAATTATTCAATCTTTAGATTTTGAATTGTTTCTTGACAAAGTTATTGAACTCTCGTTGAGAATGCAGCCACAACTAAGAGAAGCATTAATAAAACTCAAGGATAAATTACCAAAAGATGAGGAAAGAATAAATTATCAACAGTTCTGGAATAATAACAAAAAATCTTGGATAGAAGACTTAGTAATAAATATGAGTAATTATCGTCAAATTAGTCTGATTTGGCAGTTAAATAATGAGCAAAAAGAATTATTTCAACAATATTATGATGCAAACAAGTTATTAATAGATTGTCTCACTAAAGCTATTACAGTGAGTGATAATCTTAAACAGGAAATTGAGGAAACATTATTACTACCCATCACCGAAATTGAAAACCGCAAACGTGCAATATAA
- a CDS encoding restriction endonuclease → MTEEENLISKIKDELKNADLQSKVFELLSDRKWHCRIHEGKPIGSGQYAGKGGIQGLKRGNKKRLGLVIENKIEYCKVCLEKTYWDRWTGERQEAITHANIPDSLVQRIFQVYSYTDAIEQRKREQQNLVIDHRFPMGRWGKSETPNLPSMSETEIREKFQLLKKDDSGNHNLLKSRSCERCIKTGKRGTPFGIKFWYQSGEDWPSQHQRGDKAEEGCIGCGWYDFEAWRNALNHKLSQVDENEVN, encoded by the coding sequence ATGACTGAAGAAGAAAATTTGATCAGTAAAATTAAAGACGAACTTAAAAATGCTGACTTACAATCAAAAGTTTTTGAACTTCTATCAGATAGAAAATGGCATTGTCGTATACATGAGGGAAAACCTATCGGATCAGGTCAGTATGCAGGTAAAGGAGGAATACAAGGATTAAAACGTGGAAATAAAAAGCGTCTTGGGCTTGTAATTGAAAATAAAATTGAATATTGCAAAGTTTGTCTAGAGAAAACATATTGGGATAGATGGACAGGAGAAAGGCAAGAAGCAATTACTCATGCTAATATACCAGATTCTTTAGTTCAAAGAATTTTCCAAGTGTATTCATATACAGATGCAATAGAGCAAAGAAAAAGAGAGCAGCAAAACCTAGTTATTGATCATAGGTTTCCAATGGGACGTTGGGGAAAAAGTGAGACTCCAAATTTACCATCTATGAGTGAAACCGAAATTAGAGAAAAGTTTCAATTACTCAAGAAAGACGATTCTGGGAATCATAATCTTTTAAAATCGAGAAGTTGTGAACGTTGTATTAAAACTGGTAAACGCGGTACACCTTTTGGCATAAAATTCTGGTATCAATCAGGTGAAGATTGGCCTTCCCAACATCAGCGAGGTGATAAAGCGGAGGAAGGTTGTATTGGTTGTGGCTGGTATGATTTTGAAGCTTGGCGTAATGCACTTAATCACAAACTATCTCAGGTTGATGAAAATGAGGTAAATTAG
- a CDS encoding tetratricopeptide repeat protein, which produces MSDSLPLCEHYLALINDIIETTLKGKISSVEQVYQMLLKGITSGTGEVFELVLSDRLNTIQSQVDSETDELKKAKATRSLRAAKTIQTQWQRWQEQNKATEAISLSMREITTATADERLTALLRATDPNQKYPLNLSQLQQLAKSLQQFASANQDFQQIADGINRGIASWQRIQANLLNWMYERKNSLGFGGVPGENSPWASWAKVVNSEVPQIFFHTLAVEQSALEFAEKQQTISLSNWVELTIILQLLQRGLINWFDQQAYDIQAGPKLSISTFLTFAVIWSQLASGFQNQALIYSNGASQIMLQILRTFAQRPYFPLYGGIFASFSGSYLRDALDYLDAPLRSAEGTQEKARILTLLGYSQRGLGRYDRSLDFHQQAVEIARNAGDKICEIANLNHLSRTYVQQQNYGEAINYSQRALIFSRQTGDKTGEANALVNLGYSEVMQAKQTEISEPEVYEFAINYLEQGLKLAEKLNDLQSQALCFSSLGIAYLVTAQYPTAIKYLENAFKAAQISGDLYLQGRNLAYLAEANYLMANYEKAVYTGSLGMYLLDQIASDEWRQPAGLLTIIRGQIGTDKFQLLLQQNRPKMIAIIGVDGYDYIPTLLVKYQEDM; this is translated from the coding sequence GTGTCAGACTCTTTACCATTATGCGAGCATTATCTCGCTTTAATTAACGATATTATCGAAACCACTCTCAAGGGTAAAATTAGCTCTGTAGAGCAGGTTTATCAAATGTTGCTCAAAGGTATCACTTCCGGGACTGGGGAGGTGTTTGAGTTAGTTTTGAGCGATCGCCTGAATACGATACAATCTCAGGTAGACTCGGAAACCGATGAACTGAAAAAAGCCAAAGCCACCCGCAGCTTACGCGCTGCCAAAACCATCCAAACTCAATGGCAACGGTGGCAAGAACAAAATAAAGCCACTGAAGCGATATCGCTATCTATGCGGGAAATTACCACAGCCACCGCAGATGAGCGATTAACGGCTTTGCTACGAGCTACTGATCCTAATCAGAAGTATCCCTTAAATTTGTCTCAACTTCAACAGTTAGCCAAATCTTTACAACAATTTGCCAGTGCTAATCAAGATTTTCAGCAAATTGCTGACGGGATTAATCGTGGTATCGCTTCTTGGCAAAGAATCCAAGCAAATTTACTGAATTGGATGTATGAACGCAAAAATTCATTAGGATTTGGAGGTGTACCTGGAGAAAATAGTCCTTGGGCAAGTTGGGCTAAAGTAGTTAATAGTGAAGTTCCCCAAATCTTTTTTCATACCTTAGCAGTAGAACAATCAGCTTTAGAATTTGCCGAAAAACAACAGACAATAAGTTTAAGTAATTGGGTAGAATTAACAATAATTTTACAGCTTTTACAAAGGGGTTTAATTAATTGGTTTGACCAACAAGCTTATGATATTCAAGCAGGACCCAAATTATCTATTTCCACATTTTTAACATTTGCCGTCATTTGGAGTCAATTAGCCAGTGGTTTTCAAAATCAGGCTCTAATATATAGTAACGGTGCATCGCAAATCATGCTGCAAATTTTGCGAACCTTTGCCCAACGTCCTTACTTTCCCCTTTACGGTGGGATTTTTGCCTCATTTTCTGGTAGTTATTTGCGGGATGCTTTGGATTATTTAGATGCCCCTTTACGTTCTGCCGAAGGTACTCAAGAAAAAGCCCGGATTTTGACATTATTGGGGTATTCCCAGCGCGGTTTAGGCAGATATGATCGCTCCCTTGATTTTCATCAACAAGCCGTAGAAATAGCCAGAAATGCCGGAGATAAAATCTGTGAAATCGCCAATCTTAACCATCTGAGTCGGACTTATGTGCAACAACAAAATTATGGTGAAGCCATTAATTATAGTCAACGGGCATTAATTTTTAGTAGACAAACCGGGGACAAAACTGGAGAAGCTAACGCTTTAGTAAATCTAGGTTATAGCGAAGTCATGCAAGCCAAGCAAACAGAAATTAGTGAACCAGAAGTTTATGAATTTGCAATTAACTATCTGGAACAAGGATTAAAACTAGCAGAAAAATTAAATGATTTACAAAGTCAAGCTTTATGTTTTAGTAGTTTAGGAATTGCTTATTTAGTTACCGCACAATATCCAACAGCAATTAAATATTTAGAAAATGCCTTTAAAGCCGCCCAAATTTCCGGAGATTTGTATTTACAAGGCAGAAATTTAGCATATTTAGCTGAAGCTAATTATCTTATGGCTAATTATGAAAAAGCAGTTTATACTGGTAGTCTAGGAATGTATCTTTTAGATCAAATTGCTTCTGATGAATGGCGACAACCTGCTGGTTTATTGACTATTATTAGGGGACAAATTGGTACAGACAAATTCCAATTATTACTCCAACAAAATCGCCCCAAAATGATTGCCATTATTGGTGTTGATGGCTATGATTATATTCCCACATTGTTAGTGAAATATCAAGAGGATATGTAA
- a CDS encoding helix-turn-helix domain-containing protein, translating into MDESKQKILNALGYLVRQRRTELGISQEELGLRANLDRTYISGVERGVRNPSLTALVSLADGLGISVSTLLTNLEIEADTIK; encoded by the coding sequence ATGGATGAATCAAAACAAAAAATTCTGAATGCTTTAGGTTATCTAGTCAGACAACGCAGAACGGAGTTAGGAATTTCACAAGAGGAGTTAGGACTACGTGCTAACTTAGACCGCACATACATTTCTGGTGTAGAACGCGGAGTCAGAAATCCTTCCCTCACTGCTCTTGTCAGTCTTGCAGATGGCTTAGGTATTAGTGTTTCTACTCTTTTAACAAATTTAGAAATCGAAGCTGATACAATAAAATGA
- a CDS encoding DNA cytosine methyltransferase, translating into MQGTQISFLPNEDEHNPSKKQKKPKLGRYERIKRELDQNNSDPYKIFTDVSSQTSPLSQYTFVDLFCGAGGITQGLFQAGFTPLASVEISQVASATHKKNFPQCHHFCGDIEQFSAQDWLQQIGSPDVNVVVGGPPCQGFSVAGKRDPKDPRNRLFYEFVRVVSEIRPWYVVMENVPGILTIQKGDVKTAIIEAFESIGYPHISVAILESAAYGVPQIRPRAIFIANRFGMPNPYPQSQLNQEEYKPIESAISDLPEYTRISEINHEWTKHSQEYMERLAQVPPGGSLYEKYVDAFKRQYPGKPSMTVKENHGGTHIHPYLNRVISAREMARLQTFPDSFIFEGSMKKAMWQIGNAVPPRLAECIGYALIPYLNDIAINRKQSANLPHFHQPEIVCD; encoded by the coding sequence ATGCAAGGAACACAAATTTCTTTTTTACCTAACGAAGATGAACATAACCCTAGTAAAAAGCAAAAGAAACCAAAATTAGGGCGTTATGAGCGTATTAAGCGCGAACTAGATCAAAACAATTCTGATCCATATAAGATATTTACTGATGTTAGTTCTCAAACAAGTCCATTATCTCAATATACTTTTGTGGATCTGTTTTGTGGTGCTGGGGGAATTACACAAGGATTATTTCAAGCTGGATTTACACCATTAGCTAGTGTTGAAATTAGTCAAGTTGCTTCGGCTACGCACAAAAAAAATTTCCCACAATGTCATCACTTTTGTGGAGATATTGAACAATTTTCTGCCCAAGATTGGCTGCAACAAATAGGCTCACCTGATGTTAATGTTGTTGTTGGTGGTCCACCATGTCAAGGATTTTCAGTAGCCGGAAAACGTGATCCAAAAGATCCTCGAAATAGGTTATTTTATGAATTTGTACGTGTTGTTTCCGAAATACGTCCTTGGTATGTCGTGATGGAAAATGTACCAGGTATTTTGACAATTCAAAAAGGGGATGTAAAGACAGCAATTATTGAAGCTTTTGAATCTATTGGTTATCCTCATATTTCTGTGGCAATTCTGGAATCTGCGGCTTATGGAGTTCCACAAATTCGACCAAGAGCTATTTTTATTGCTAATAGATTTGGAATGCCAAACCCTTATCCTCAATCTCAATTAAATCAAGAAGAATACAAACCTATTGAGTCAGCAATTTCTGATTTACCCGAATACACTCGAATATCAGAGATTAATCACGAGTGGACTAAACATTCACAGGAGTATATGGAACGTCTTGCTCAAGTTCCTCCTGGTGGTTCATTATATGAAAAATATGTTGATGCTTTCAAAAGACAATATCCTGGTAAACCAAGTATGACTGTGAAAGAAAATCATGGTGGTACACATATTCACCCGTATTTAAACCGTGTGATTTCGGCTAGGGAAATGGCAAGATTGCAAACATTTCCTGATTCATTTATTTTTGAAGGTAGTATGAAAAAAGCGATGTGGCAAATTGGTAATGCTGTACCACCACGTTTAGCAGAGTGTATTGGTTATGCACTGATTCCTTACTTAAATGATATTGCAATTAACAGAAAACAATCTGCTAATTTACCTCATTTTCATCAACCTGAGATAGTTTGTGATTAA